From the genome of Pseudomonadota bacterium:
GTGAAGGCGGAGCTGCGCTCGCTCGCGCCCCACCCGCTCGTCTACGTCTCTGGCGACCGCCCGTTCCCCGATCTCGAAGACGCCGAGATCGATGCGCTCGGCCGCTACCTCCGGCTCGGAGGAACGCTGATCATAGACCCGGCGTTCACGGCGGACGGCGACGACAAGGGGTTCGCCGCGTCCGTCGACGCCCTCCTCGCCCGCTCCCTGCCCGGGATCACGGGGACGCCGGTTCAGCCGAGGCACGTCCTCTTCCGCGCCTTCTACGAGCTGCCCCGCGCGTTCGGGCGGGTCGCCGGATCGCCCGGCTTCATAGGGTACGAGGTGAGCGGCAGGCTCGCCGTGATCCGCGGCGACCACGATCTCGGCGGCGCCTGGGCGCGGGACAACTTGGGCAACTGGGAGCTCGAGGTGACCCCGGGCGGAGAGCGCCAGCGCGAG
Proteins encoded in this window:
- a CDS encoding DUF4159 domain-containing protein; translation: MGANRSTTGCDTGRRRFLAGTLALAGGALAPRWVAAVGAASQVTLAQLAYTVRNGQPRPTALRRLAWEVHKRTAVDTALEPPQVKAELRSLAPHPLVYVSGDRPFPDLEDAEIDALGRYLRLGGTLIIDPAFTADGDDKGFAASVDALLARSLPGITGTPVQPRHVLFRAFYELPRAFGRVAGSPGFIGYEVSGRLAVIRGDHDLGGAWARDNLGNWELEVTPGGERQRETAFRLGINLVMFTLCRDYKNEEPHRRFGDGAAVQAR